From Montipora foliosa isolate CH-2021 chromosome 6, ASM3666993v2, whole genome shotgun sequence, a single genomic window includes:
- the LOC138008281 gene encoding glutamyl aminopeptidase-like: MTDCQKEAAIPLKQIELDFEPKKSGKWARFNGLFLNKIKLIALAVLILILLIIIIILAAVLGHEQSKNRREMCVVDKEKKKEVGPTPVGPTTAVDTTGPWLEARLPNQIQPSHYNITLHIDLTKPGFNGTVHIWINVSSPTHFILLHTRNMNFTRVEVQKEYGDQIPVKRHFEFDKNHFHVIELESSLDQGVYITTVEYSGKYSDDLRGLYKAYFLDKNGNKSFFAATQFEPLKARRAFPCFDEPALKATFNVTLIHDPNVISLSNMPIYQSHEKGGWKYDRFEKSVKMPTYLVAFFVGDFKFKETETDKKVKIRIFSRDEVLDQVDYALKVTNQTMMFFEDFFGVPYSLPKSDGLALPAFGPAGMENWGLIKYRESLLLLKEGITSESTRESITRLVAHEVAHQWFGNIATMEWWTDLWLNEGFATYVSVIGTQHLNPEWHTMAQFVVKVVQNVMEVDGLTSSHPVRIPVEDPQKILEIFDAISYMKGGSILLMLHHLLGDAIFRDGLTRYLTKHAFGNADTEDLWNAMTEASQVAGKTTDVRKIMNTFTLQMGYPVVTITKSDKRPDTYLASQARFLYYRQSMQKRTASPNDYKWVIPFSYYTGRLKTSIPPNNVAMKIIEDDSAEISWDGIHWIKGNIGQTGFYRVNYEEGNWEILSTQLDHDLKVFNNTDRAGLIDDSFNLARANLLNHTIPLKISEYLVKEEDYIPLLAAMTEFERITKIIPSTRPVYPLLQRYVALLTKNQYNKLGIEDKGDYLTRMKRVLILKANCMAGGASCLRNMSKMFYDWMSDPVTNVVPANLKQLVYHVGVLQGGETEWNFVYEQFTNTRVPSDKRILLYAMAGSQEPWIIKRFLSYTLDSSKIGSSYLSSAFYDIAHSNALGTDIAWDFLQLKFDEISRLSGGPQHTLRTFIPSMSSRFSTDYQLQQMEDFVNTVRKDESPSWSVSQAIEKVKINIQWRKTHETDVYNWLRKKFYTMQPDLSQSK, translated from the exons ATGACGGACTGTCAGAAGGAAGCAGCGATCCCGCTAAAACAGATTGAGTTGGATTTTGAACCGAAGAAGTCGGGAAAATGGGCTCGGTTCAATGGTTTATTCTTGAACAAAATCAAACTTATAGCCCTTGCTGTTCTCATCTTGATCCTgttgattataataataattctaGCTGCAGTGCTTGGGCATGAACAATCTAAGAACAGAAGGGAAATGTGCG TTGtagacaaagaaaagaaaaaagaagtggGACCAACACCTGTGGGTCCTACCACAGCCGTTGACACCACTGGTCCATGGTTGGAAGCACGCTTGCCTAATCAAATTCAACCAAGTCACTATAACATCACCTTACACATTGACCTCACGAAGCCTGGTTTCAATGGAACGGTGCACATTTGGATCAATGTATCTTCTCCCACCCATTTTATACTGCTACACACGCGGAATATGAATTTCACTCGGGTTGAAGTCCAAAAGGAGTATGGAG acCAAATTCCAGTAAAGCGGCATTTTGAGTTTGATAAAAATCATTTCCATGTTATCGAGCTGGAGTCTTCTCTGGACCAAGGTGTGTACATCACAACAGTGGAATACTCTGGCAAGTATTCAGATGATTTAAGAGGACTTTACAAAGCATATTTCTTGGACAAAAATGGTAACAAATC GTTTTTCGCTGCTACACAGTTTGAGCCTTTAAAGGCGCGCAGAGCATTTCCATGCTTTGATGAGCCAGCACTGAAGGCCACGTTTAACGTGACCCTTATCCACGACCCAAACGTAATCTCCCTCTCCAACATGCCCATCTATCAGAGTCACGAAAAAGGAGGCTGGAAATATGACCGGTTTGAAAAAAGCGTCAAGATGCCCACCTACCTCGTAGCCTTTTTTGTTGGTGACTTCAAGTTTAAGGAGACCGAGACAGACAAGAAAGTTAAG ATCAGGATATTTTCTCGCGATGAAGTGCTTGATCAAGTTGATTATGCCTTAAAAGTAACCAATCAAACAATGATGTTCTTTGAGGACTTCTTTGGTGTTCCGTACTCATTACCAAAGTCAG ATGGGCTAGCCTTGCCTGCTTTCGGGCCTGCCGGTATGGAGAATTGGGGACTTATCAAATACCGCGAGAGTTTGTTATTGCTGAAAGAAGGGATAACGTCTGAATCTACCAGGGAAAGTATTACAAGATTGGTTGCTCATGAAGTTGCACATCAG TGGTTTGGTAACATCGCGACGATGGAGTGGTGGACTGATCTTTGGTTGAATGAAGGGTTTGCCACTTACGTGAGTGTAATTGGGACTCAGCATTTGAACCCTGAATGGCATACT ATGGCCCAGTTTGTCGTTAAAGTCGTTCAAAACGTAATGGAAGTGGACGGACTGACGAGCTCACATCCTGTCAGAATACCTGTTGAGGATCCACAAAAGATTTTGGAAATCTTTGACGCCATATCTTACATGAAG GGAGGCTCCATTCTGTTAATGTTGCATCACCTTTTGGGGGATGCAATATTTCGTGACGGACTTACG AGATACCTTACAAAACACGCTTTTGGCAATGCAGATACTGAAGACTTGTGGAATGCAATGACAGAG GCAAGTCAAGTTGCAGGAAAAACAACAGATGTTCGCAAGATTATGAACACGTTCACCCTACAGATGGGGTATCCTGTGGTCACGATTACAAAGTCCGATAAAAGACCCGACACATACCTGGCCTCACAAGCTCGTTTTTTGTACTACAGGCAATCAATGCAAAAGCGCACTGCATCTCCAAACGA CTATAAGTGGGTGATTCCTTTTTCCTATTACACGGGACGTTTGAAGACTTCTATTCCTCCCAATAACGTTGCGATGAAGATCATTGAAGATGATTCAG CTGAAATATCATGGGATGGAATTCACTGGATTAAAGGCAACATAGGTCAGACTGGGTTCTATCGTGTTAATTATGAAGAAGGAAACTGGGAAATCCTATCGACGCAACTTGATCATGATCTCAag GTATTTAATAACACAGACCGTGCTGGACTTATTGACGATTCGTTCAATTTAGCGAG AGCAAATCTGCTAAACCACACTATTCCGCTTAAGATATCTGAGTACCTTGTGAAGGAAGAGGACTATATTCCACTCTTAGCAGCTATGACGGAATTCGAAAGAATCACAAAAATTATTCCCTCCACCCGACCAGTGTATCCGTTATTACAG AGATACGTAGCATTGTTAACAAAAAACCAGTACAATAAACTTGGAATAGAAGACAAAGGAGATTACTTGACAAG GATGAAGAGAGTTCTTATCCTGAAGGCCAATTGTATGGCAGGTGGGGCATCTTGCCTTCGCAACATGTCGAAGATGTTCTACGACTGGATGAGCGATCCTGTGACAAATGT TGTGCCGGCAAACCTGAAGCAATTAGTGTATCATGTTGGAGTTTTGCAAGGAGGCGAGACGGAGTGGAACTTCGTTTATGAACAATTTACGAACACACGTGTGCCATCAGACAAGCGAATTCTGCTGTACGCTATGGCGGGCTCACAAGAACCTTGGATCATTAAAAG GTTTCTCAGCTACACCCTTGATTCCTCCAAGATAGGTTCAAGTTATTTGAGTTCAGCATTTTATGACATCGCTCACAGCAACGCATTGGGAACAGATATAGCTTGGGATTTTCTTCAACTTAAGTTTGATGAAATCTCGAGGCT aTCCGGAGGTCCGCAGCATACTTTGAGAACGTTTATTCCTTCGATGTCGAGCCGATTCTCCACTGATTACCAGTTGCAACAG ATGGAAGATTTTGTGAACACAGTACGGAAAGATGAGTCACCATCTTGGAGTGTTAGCCAAGCaattgaaaaagttaaaatcaaCATACAATGGAGAAAAACGCACGAAACAGACGTTTATAATTGGTTACGAAAAAAGTTTTACACCATGCAACCTGATCTCAGTCAGTCAAAGTGA